TTTTGTTTTTACAAATTTGAAAATGAAGTTAATCTGAGTTGTTTCTTGTTTTACAAGGTCATTCGGAAAAAAATATGAAAACCATTATTACACTTTTTACCATCTTTTTTCTATCCTTTCAATGCAGTCGATTTCAGTTCGGATCCAACCAAACAAAAGACGAAACAGCCGGTGCCGTCATCACTTTCTTACAAGGTACCATTCTGATCAGCACGCAGGGAAAAGAAATTCAGGCCAAACTGGGGGACGTGATTCGTCCGGGAGATCGCATCGTCACAAAACTAGGGCGGGTGGATTTACAAACGTATCGTGGCGAAGTGATTCGCATTAAAGACAACTCGGATGTTTTATTTCGAGAAATCGCTGGACAAAGTCGCCAAAACACCGACATCCATTTGTGGGCAGGAAACCTCCTCGTAAAATCAGTAAAATTAAAATCGGGTCAAAACCTTTCTGTAACATCACCTACTATGGTTGCGGGAGTTCGTGGGACAGTGTTTTCTTTTGAACTAGAGAAAGGGTCTGTACCTAAGGTGAAAGTTTATGAAGGGGCTGTAGCCGTTGCTTTTAAAACTTCACCAAAATTAATAGAAATCAACGAAGGCCTCTCTAAAGAAAATTACAATCGTTTGGTGAAGACATTGGAAGAGAACGAAGTGGTTTTGGAGCCGGGGGAATGTTTAGAAGTCAATCCTAACTTAAATGAATTGGTTTATTTGATTAATGCTAAGGTAGCGGCTGGTACACTTTCTGGAGACGAATTATCGGGTTTTATCGATTTTGATTCTGGATTGTCTAAGGCTGGTAGTGCTGTCACACCGCAAGAAAAAGCCGAAGCAGAAACGTTAGTTGTGATTCCTTCAGAGACAGTAAAAAAACAAATCGAGTCGCAAAACACAAATTCTACAGAGGCTGTTACTACGACGATTGCAAAAGAACACGAAGAAAAACGGTTTGAAGCATTGAATAAAATCACTGCTGATGCAGAAAAAACCGGTTTGGACAATGAGGAAGAGATCCATAACCATTATAGTGTTTTAGAAACCATCCACAAATCAAATGGGGAAATTCTTTCTGGGGCCGTCGTCGCTCAGTTAGGTGATATTTTTATTGTTCATTCAACAAAAGGAGTCTTTCAGTTAGAAATGAACGATATTGAATACGTGGAATACAAAAACTTCAAAGTCAAAACGAAGACAAAAAAATAAGAGGATTTCCATCGAGGGGGTTCTTTGGGAAACCCCCCTTAAAAATGGAAAGAGCGGTAAATCCCTTAATGGACTCTGCCTTTGATCCATTTTTAAAAAATAACAGTGGTCATAAGGTGGATTATCGGTGGGGTTTTGCCAATGAAGTTTGTTTTCCTGTCGCTTTACATACCTGCCGACCGATTGAATGAGACAAATGAACACAGTGCACTTAGGTCACCTCTCCCTCGTTTTATCTCCCTCGTAGATCTACCAAACTCTTTGTTCTCGTGCTTCGTTTCAGCCCGAAATCAATTGGGAACTTCAACCCAGAATTCAAAGGTAGAAATGGTAATATATTTACAAAAATTTTATGAACCATAAGATCGATCCTTATGAGTATACGACAAAGGGTCTCTCTATCCATCGCCGGTATTTTATTTATAGGGTTTTTGATACTAACCACATTTCAAATCTATCGCACAATCACAGACCTCAATGCCGAAATCAAAGAGAATTCAAAAATCACTTCTGAAAAATGGTCCTATGAAATCCAAGAACATCTAAATGCAATGATGGGAGTGATTCGGGGATTTCGTTTTGCCTTGTTTTATGCATCCCCGCCTCGAGAATCTATGATCAGTAGTATGAGAGAAATCTTGGAAAGGAACGAAGATATATTCGCCATCTGGTTATGTTATGAACCGAACGCTTATGAAGGAAGAGATGCGGCCTTCGTCGGCAAACCAGGCCATGATAAAACAGGTAGGTTCATTCCTTATTTACATAGAACTGCTGATGGCAAAATCAATTTTGAGCCATTAGTCGACTATGACAATCCAAACGGGGCCGGTGATTATTATAACCAAGTAAAAAAATCAAATAAAGCAAAGGTCTTTGGTCCTTACGAATATTTGGCGGGAGGGAAAAAAATTCAAATGATATCTCTTGTGGTTCCTATTTATCCTAAGGGGAAATTTATGGGAGCTGCTGGTATCGATTTAGATGTCAGCACATTACAGGAAAAAATTGGGGATACACGTCCATTTCGTGGCCAAGGGCATATTGCCTTTATTTCGTCTGATGGAACTTATGTGATGTATGGGCAGGATCAAACCAAACTTGGTAAAAAAATAGAAAACCCTGATCATTTGAAATTTTATTTAGAAAATTTAAAATTAGGAAAAATGTTTACAATCCAACATGATGGTTACACAAACTATTTTTCCCCGTTTCATATTGGTAAAGATCCTCAATTTTGGGCGCTTCAGATTAGTATTCCTGATTCCATTTTTAGTGATCAAATTACTAAAGTTATCCTTAGTTCTACTTTGATATCAGTTGCAATTTTGTTTGTAGTTTTATTTTTCTTAAATTTTGTATTTAAGAATCAAATCAGTCTTCGTTTGGAAAAGGCAATGGATTTTTCTTCTCAAATTGCGAATGGAAACCTCGCTATCAACGCGGAAGAAATCAATCAAGATGAAATTGGAAGTTTGTTACATTCGATGAATCGAATGAAAAATAGTTTGGTTTCTATCATTGGTGATATCAAACAAACAGTAGAAAAGTTGGGTAACCAATCGAATACGATGGCATCCACTTCCCAAAATTTATCAGACACTTCACAGACACAAGCTTCTGCTGCCGAAGAATCTTCTGCTGCCGTGGAAGAGTTGTCTGCATCGGCAGAAAACGTTGGTAAGTCGATGGAAGATGCTGTTGTTAAAATGAAAGAAATTGATAAGTCCGTGTTAACTTTAAGAGAAGAAGTTCAAAATATTAATAAAGAAATGGAATACCTTGCAAAATTTGCATCGGAATCCAGAGAACACGCTGTTGTTGGTGAAACTGCAATGAACGAATCTACACGGGCCATGGAAGACATAGGTGAAAAAGCAGAACGAATTAGTGAAGTATTGGATATCATCACTGAAATTTCAGAAAAGACCAATTTGCTTGCGTTAAATGCGGCGATTGAGGCTGCTCGAGCAGGGGAAGCTGGTAGAGGGTTTGCAGTAGTTGCCGAAGAGATCGGAAAACTCGCTCTACAAACTGGTGCTTCAGTAAAAGAGATTGGGGATCTTGTGATATCAACAAATTCTGCAGTGGAGAATGGAAATAAAAAAGTAACTGAAGCTGCACAAGTTTTGAATCTACTCAATAGTCGTGTGAAAGAGTTTGAAACTTCTGCAACTAGGGTGCTCGGTTCTGTATTACTTCAAGAGAACAATGCAAGGGACATCGCTCAAAATTCGAACCTGCTCACTAACCTAAACTTACAAATTGAAGATGCTGTTTTTGAACAGAAGAGGGCAACAGAGGAAATTTCGAAGACAATTATCAGTATTTCTAACGGAACCCAAGATGTTGCTACTGGATCAGATCAATTGACTATTGTATCTGCGGAAATTGCTTCCCAGGCTTCCTATCTTTCTACTCAAGTGGAAAGATTCAAACTCAAATAAATCGAAATCAAATTTTGCTTACAGAATCAAGGTCAAATCTTAGACCTTGATTCTAATGTTTTTAGTAATCTCCTAAATCGCAAATACAGTTTGGAATGTTGCCATTGTTGCCGTGGGGCTTAAATCGTATCTATGAAGTGGATCTGGTTCATTTGGATTGTTTTTTTGGTTCCTAATTGCATCACCAGCACGAATCACAGTGGCGCCAAACCAGAAGGAAACATTTTCGAATGGCGTGATGATATAAATAAAGTTTAGTTCCGTTGCTACAAGTTTTCCTAAGTGTGGTTTGGTGACATTGTATGCATCTGTATTATAGTAATCTTCTGTGGAAGCAGTTTCTCCCGTTGCTTTACTACCGGCTACATAGTTATTATTATCATAATACCCATCTTGTAATTTAACCTTATAATACCAGTGTGGGTTTAATATAAAAGTTCCATAATTAGAAGTTTCATATTTCAAATGTAACGAATAATCTTTGATGTTTTGCCAAAAAACAAGTCCTGAGTTTCCATTTCCTGCAAAAGGCAACGATCCACCGGCCATACGTCTTGTCGCGAACAGCGGATTATAAGTTCCTACGCTCGAATCGTTACGATTTGGATCTCCTGATGCTTGGACATATTGTACGCCAATCCGAAATTCTTTTACCGGAGTGTATCCAAGTTGAACGGCTACTATATTTGCTTTGTATCGAACAGCCTCTGACAAAGGAGGTGGCTCCCCAGTTTTTTGGTTTGTTGAATAGGTACCATTTTGGTTCAGCCAATCGGGTGTAACTCGTTCTCCTGTAAATCCTGTTTGCCAAGCCGCTTCGACCATCCAATCGATTCCCGTTGCATCTGGTAGAGCATTGTTTTTAGTTCTATTGGTTAAACGAAAACCTGAGGTATTTAATTGGTCATCACCACGGTAACTTCTTGTTTCTGAAAGAGGAGATGGGGCGGTAGCCTTTTTTTGTTGTTTGAATAAACTATAGTTATATAAATCGATGCCCAACCAGTCAGCGACCTTCCAATTATAATGTGCACCACCATAATAGGAATCACCGATACCACCTAATTTTGTTGAGTTGTTTGAAACAATACTATTAGAATTATTTTCTGCTCCTATCACCGATCCAAACAAATCCAATGTATGGTTACTAATTTTTCCAGTGAACCTGAGTGCATCAAACGAGTTTCCATTTAAACTATCGTTTCTTGATCCAAGAATCCTACCGTCTCCAAACTCTAAAATCTGTCTTCCTGTTCGTAATCGAAAATTTTGGTTTGTTGTTTTTAGATCTATAAATGCTTCCCTAAGACCTGTGAAATTGTTTAATGCAACATCTTTTTGTTTACTGGTATCAACAGTAGTCCCGGCATTTGCTATTGCGCCATACTTCTGATCTGCAGTTCCATTTGATACAACTTCTCCTCCCCATAGGCGTACATCTTGTAATGTTATTTTGAATAAAACATTTTCATTGATATCTCCTAAAAGATAAAATTGAGTTTGAGTTAGGGCATTGTTTCTATTATCTGCAGTAGATTTATCAAAGTCAGTGTTATTGAGTGAATCCACTTTTGGACGAATTCCAAAGCCAACACGAAACTTATCAGCGAACCAAAGTCCTTTATTCTCTTGGAGGGCTTTTCTTTGTTTGCCTGTCACTTGCAAAGTTCGTAAATATTCTCCAGAAAGATTTCCAATCTGCGGACTCACATACCCTTCTTTTTTTTCCTCTTTGGGTTGTGGAGGAAGAGGAGGGGGCTCAACGACTGCTTCGACCTTAGGATTTGTCGTTGGTTCTGTCTGACCATAAATTGCAGTTCCTGAACCGACGAAGGTAAGGAAAAGAATGAGAGAAAGAAAGGGATGGGATTTTGGTATTCGCTTACTCATAATTTAGGATAGTAATCAATCTAATTCCATTATTGCAAACAAAAAATCGCTATATTGGACAATATTTCCGTAAAAGTAGAAAATTGGATGTTGTTTTTAGGCCTGACTGCCTTTTCTAGGAGTTTTGCACCTCATTTCCCACTCGAAATAATCTAAAGTCTGGAGAAAGCATTAAGGACAGATCCTTTTCTTTCTCTACACATTCGTCTGCGGTGCATGGTACCGTAAGTATTTGGATTTTATTTTTGCTTTTGGATCAGAATGGGAAGTGACAGGAGATGCCAGAAGTGATTAGGAAAAGTTATAGAGGGGGAGGTGTTAGAGGTAGAAAGTATATGGTTGATTTCGGGAAAGGGAGTGAATGTGAACGGTTGTATAAGGAAGGTCGGTAACAAGGGAAAGTCACTTACCTTTTACACTGACTTTCAAAAGTAAGTCAGTCACCAAAGTAACTGACTTACTTAATTAAGTGTTTAAACTTCTATACTACTTAGAAAAAAATCTTTTCTCTACTTCGTCTGGAAGTTTTTGTCCCGTAAGTTTCGCTCTTTGTACTAATTCCCAGAAATAGCGGTAAGTTGCACGGTCATGTAAGTCTCCATCGTGTTGGATGGGTCCCCATTCTGCGTCTTGAGCTTTGATGAGAATGTCACAAGCTGTTTGCGTTTCTGCAAAGTTAGGAGCCATTGCATCTAAAATCGATTGGATTTGTGCAGGATAAATGGACCACATACGTAAGAAACCAAATTCATCATGCGCACGTTTTGCATCTGCATAGGTTTGGTAGATGTTTTTAAGGTCCAAAGTTACGTTATGAGCCGGAATCACACCATTCATGAGGGCAGCTGCTACTAAATTAGCTTTACCGCGACGAAGGAGTTCGTGGTCAAACTGGCCAGGTGATTTCATACAAGATGCCGGAATCGCACCATGGTGGCCGGAAATAAAATCCATAAGACCAAAGTCTAAAACTTGCAACCAAGGAAGGGCCGCAATTTCGAACACATCATTCAAAGCACCGTGAGTTTCGATAAGAACGTGAATCGGAATTTCG
Above is a window of Leptospira perdikensis DNA encoding:
- a CDS encoding alginate export family protein; protein product: MSKRIPKSHPFLSLILFLTFVGSGTAIYGQTEPTTNPKVEAVVEPPPLPPQPKEEKKEGYVSPQIGNLSGEYLRTLQVTGKQRKALQENKGLWFADKFRVGFGIRPKVDSLNNTDFDKSTADNRNNALTQTQFYLLGDINENVLFKITLQDVRLWGGEVVSNGTADQKYGAIANAGTTVDTSKQKDVALNNFTGLREAFIDLKTTNQNFRLRTGRQILEFGDGRILGSRNDSLNGNSFDALRFTGKISNHTLDLFGSVIGAENNSNSIVSNNSTKLGGIGDSYYGGAHYNWKVADWLGIDLYNYSLFKQQKKATAPSPLSETRSYRGDDQLNTSGFRLTNRTKNNALPDATGIDWMVEAAWQTGFTGERVTPDWLNQNGTYSTNQKTGEPPPLSEAVRYKANIVAVQLGYTPVKEFRIGVQYVQASGDPNRNDSSVGTYNPLFATRRMAGGSLPFAGNGNSGLVFWQNIKDYSLHLKYETSNYGTFILNPHWYYKVKLQDGYYDNNNYVAGSKATGETASTEDYYNTDAYNVTKPHLGKLVATELNFIYIITPFENVSFWFGATVIRAGDAIRNQKNNPNEPDPLHRYDLSPTATMATFQTVFAI
- a CDS encoding methyl-accepting chemotaxis protein, giving the protein MSIRQRVSLSIAGILFIGFLILTTFQIYRTITDLNAEIKENSKITSEKWSYEIQEHLNAMMGVIRGFRFALFYASPPRESMISSMREILERNEDIFAIWLCYEPNAYEGRDAAFVGKPGHDKTGRFIPYLHRTADGKINFEPLVDYDNPNGAGDYYNQVKKSNKAKVFGPYEYLAGGKKIQMISLVVPIYPKGKFMGAAGIDLDVSTLQEKIGDTRPFRGQGHIAFISSDGTYVMYGQDQTKLGKKIENPDHLKFYLENLKLGKMFTIQHDGYTNYFSPFHIGKDPQFWALQISIPDSIFSDQITKVILSSTLISVAILFVVLFFLNFVFKNQISLRLEKAMDFSSQIANGNLAINAEEINQDEIGSLLHSMNRMKNSLVSIIGDIKQTVEKLGNQSNTMASTSQNLSDTSQTQASAAEESSAAVEELSASAENVGKSMEDAVVKMKEIDKSVLTLREEVQNINKEMEYLAKFASESREHAVVGETAMNESTRAMEDIGEKAERISEVLDIITEISEKTNLLALNAAIEAARAGEAGRGFAVVAEEIGKLALQTGASVKEIGDLVISTNSAVENGNKKVTEAAQVLNLLNSRVKEFETSATRVLGSVLLQENNARDIAQNSNLLTNLNLQIEDAVFEQKRATEEISKTIISISNGTQDVATGSDQLTIVSAEIASQASYLSTQVERFKLK
- a CDS encoding HpcH/HpaI aldolase/citrate lyase family protein; the encoded protein is MALTHPQSALFAGEKPFPIIPACEHFAGSEKLITKALELQNKLGGLFDITMDCEDGAQTGKEKEHAEMIVRIQNSELNKHKMSGVRIHDYTNEHWRGDVDILVPGAGNVIAYITIPKPTKVSQVKEQITYIQDACKKAGIKREIPIHVLIETHGALNDVFEIAALPWLQVLDFGLMDFISGHHGAIPASCMKSPGQFDHELLRRGKANLVAAALMNGVIPAHNVTLDLKNIYQTYADAKRAHDEFGFLRMWSIYPAQIQSILDAMAPNFAETQTACDILIKAQDAEWGPIQHDGDLHDRATYRYFWELVQRAKLTGQKLPDEVEKRFFSK
- a CDS encoding FecR family protein, coding for MKTIITLFTIFFLSFQCSRFQFGSNQTKDETAGAVITFLQGTILISTQGKEIQAKLGDVIRPGDRIVTKLGRVDLQTYRGEVIRIKDNSDVLFREIAGQSRQNTDIHLWAGNLLVKSVKLKSGQNLSVTSPTMVAGVRGTVFSFELEKGSVPKVKVYEGAVAVAFKTSPKLIEINEGLSKENYNRLVKTLEENEVVLEPGECLEVNPNLNELVYLINAKVAAGTLSGDELSGFIDFDSGLSKAGSAVTPQEKAEAETLVVIPSETVKKQIESQNTNSTEAVTTTIAKEHEEKRFEALNKITADAEKTGLDNEEEIHNHYSVLETIHKSNGEILSGAVVAQLGDIFIVHSTKGVFQLEMNDIEYVEYKNFKVKTKTKK